Proteins from one Syntrophaceae bacterium genomic window:
- the mobB gene encoding molybdopterin-guanine dinucleotide biosynthesis protein B, with protein sequence MSTTPGRGEIPILSIVGKSNTGKTTLIERLIPELVRRGWRVATIKHNRHGFQMDHEGKDSWRHRNAGAFMTVVASPHQVAVVADAPRDYTMAELRDLYVRDVDLVLAEGFKKNPHPKIEVFRPEVHAERLCGPDDHCVAVVSESPLPPSVPRFGPDDIPALCDFIERTILRGATP encoded by the coding sequence ATGAGCACAACACCGGGAAGGGGAGAAATCCCAATTCTGTCCATTGTCGGCAAGTCCAACACGGGCAAGACGACCCTCATCGAGCGGCTGATTCCGGAACTTGTACGGAGAGGCTGGCGAGTGGCGACGATCAAGCACAACCGCCACGGCTTCCAGATGGACCACGAGGGGAAGGACAGCTGGCGCCACCGGAACGCCGGCGCCTTCATGACCGTCGTGGCCTCCCCTCACCAGGTGGCCGTCGTGGCGGATGCCCCCCGGGATTACACAATGGCCGAGCTTCGGGACCTCTACGTCCGCGATGTGGATCTGGTCCTGGCGGAGGGATTCAAAAAGAATCCCCATCCCAAGATCGAGGTGTTCCGGCCGGAGGTCCATGCCGAGCGGCTCTGCGGTCCCGACGACCACTGTGTCGCCGTGGTTTCGGAATCTCCCCTGCCGCCTTCGGTTCCCCGGTTCGGGCCGGACGACATCCCTGCCCTCTGCGATTTTATCGAGCGGACCATCCTGAGAGGCGCCACACCGTGA
- a CDS encoding electron transfer flavoprotein subunit alpha/FixB family protein codes for MTEPSPSLKNIETVAVVWHSGESPLPGTFETISAARLLSAAPAAETAVVTCGVEPEAAARMIAAETGLPVFALRGAALDPACGEDAVLALASLLRELDPLHVVLAHDARGADLAPALAIRLGAACITAVEVFALRDGRRTFLRSVCRGRMRMEIAPETSCAVLTVLPGVTGGDFAGEMCVGTGGEAATDLVRIRKAVPGRGKIVLSGEKRGEEEGADLEEADVIVSAGRGIGREENLDLIRRMAGLFRNAAVGASRPVCDQGWLGYRYQVGLTGRTVTPDLYVACGISGTSQHLAGMKGSRCIVAVNRDPDAPIFRVAHYGIVEDLTVFLPLFIEAAKI; via the coding sequence ATGACGGAACCATCCCCCTCCCTGAAGAATATCGAGACCGTTGCCGTCGTCTGGCACAGCGGCGAAAGTCCCCTTCCGGGAACCTTCGAGACGATCTCGGCCGCCCGGCTCCTCTCCGCCGCTCCGGCGGCGGAGACCGCTGTCGTGACGTGCGGAGTTGAGCCGGAAGCTGCCGCCCGTATGATTGCAGCGGAAACGGGACTTCCCGTATTCGCCCTTCGGGGGGCGGCGCTCGATCCCGCCTGTGGGGAGGATGCCGTCCTGGCTCTGGCCTCGCTCCTCCGGGAGCTTGATCCCCTCCATGTCGTTCTGGCCCATGATGCGCGCGGAGCCGATCTGGCCCCCGCCCTGGCGATCCGACTGGGAGCCGCCTGCATCACCGCCGTGGAGGTGTTTGCCCTCCGGGACGGCCGGCGGACGTTCCTCCGTTCCGTCTGCCGGGGGCGGATGCGGATGGAAATCGCGCCGGAGACATCCTGCGCCGTCCTGACGGTTCTGCCCGGCGTGACGGGCGGAGATTTTGCGGGAGAAATGTGCGTCGGTACGGGGGGAGAAGCGGCGACGGATCTCGTCCGGATCCGCAAGGCGGTGCCGGGGCGGGGAAAAATCGTTTTATCCGGGGAGAAGCGGGGCGAGGAGGAAGGCGCGGACCTGGAGGAGGCGGATGTCATCGTCTCGGCGGGGAGGGGGATCGGACGGGAAGAGAACCTGGATCTGATCCGGCGCATGGCCGGCCTGTTCCGGAATGCCGCCGTGGGCGCTTCCCGCCCCGTCTGCGATCAGGGCTGGCTGGGATACCGGTACCAGGTCGGTCTCACGGGCCGGACGGTCACGCCGGATCTCTACGTGGCCTGCGGGATCTCCGGAACGTCCCAGCATCTGGCCGGGATGAAGGGATCCCGCTGCATCGTCGCCGTCAACCGGGATCCCGACGCTCCCATTTTCCGAGTCGCCCATTACGGAATCGTCGAGGACCTGACGGTCTTCCTCCCACTGTTCATCGAGGCGGCGAAGATTTGA
- a CDS encoding cell envelope biogenesis protein OmpA, which translates to MAAAFLGLLLALGGCAGRQGPVLYPNPHLQTVGEAQAQRDIEECESMADAYIRTNPGADTAKSTAAGGAAGAVVGGAAGAVTGSLGRGIGVGAAVGAASGLVRGVAKASRPSPLYKRFVDKCLRDRGYEPLGWE; encoded by the coding sequence CTGGCGGCGGCCTTCCTGGGGCTCCTGCTGGCACTGGGGGGGTGCGCAGGCCGGCAGGGTCCGGTTCTCTATCCGAATCCTCATCTCCAGACCGTCGGGGAGGCGCAGGCGCAGAGGGACATCGAGGAGTGTGAAAGCATGGCGGATGCATACATCAGGACGAACCCGGGGGCGGACACGGCAAAGAGCACTGCGGCGGGAGGGGCCGCCGGGGCCGTTGTCGGGGGAGCCGCCGGGGCCGTCACCGGCAGCCTGGGTCGGGGTATCGGCGTGGGCGCCGCGGTCGGCGCGGCTTCGGGCCTTGTCAGGGGAGTCGCCAAAGCCTCCCGGCCGTCCCCGCTCTACAAACGGTTCGTCGACAAGTGCCTGCGGGACAGGGGATACGAGCCGCTGGGTTGGGAATGA
- a CDS encoding acyl-CoA dehydrogenase — MDILNYTEEHGIFRDTARRFVANELTPHAEEWEDAGIVPRSVWLKMGQQGFLGTSVPMEYGGPGADFLYSMIVIEELARANLSSFSTWLHSDIVVPYIVSFATEDQKQKYLPGCVSGDIITSVAMTEPNAGSDLAAMKTTAVEDGDFVVINGQKTFISNGINCDLCVLAAKDPSEKNPHASVDLYLVEADTPGFEKGRRIKKAGCHSQDTAELYFTDCRIPKQNRLGEKGTGFLKLMQKLQQERLVCSVVAIAGAEYMLDITIPYCRERTVFGKPISKFQHNQFEIVEMATEIKLGRTFIDKLVADHMEGRNIVIETSMAKYWTTDLAFKVADRCMQLHGGYGYCDEYPISRAWRDCRAARIFAGTNEIMKVIIARFMGL, encoded by the coding sequence ATGGACATTCTGAATTATACGGAAGAGCACGGGATCTTCCGCGACACGGCACGAAGGTTCGTTGCGAACGAACTGACACCTCACGCCGAAGAATGGGAAGATGCCGGCATCGTTCCCCGGAGCGTCTGGCTGAAGATGGGACAGCAGGGATTCCTGGGTACTTCCGTTCCCATGGAATACGGCGGACCGGGAGCGGATTTCCTCTACTCGATGATTGTGATCGAAGAGCTGGCCCGGGCGAACCTGTCGAGCTTCTCCACGTGGCTCCACAGCGACATCGTCGTCCCGTATATCGTGTCGTTCGCGACGGAAGATCAGAAGCAAAAGTATCTTCCCGGCTGTGTGAGCGGCGACATCATCACATCGGTGGCCATGACGGAGCCCAACGCGGGGAGCGATCTGGCGGCCATGAAGACAACGGCCGTGGAGGACGGCGACTTCGTCGTCATAAACGGCCAGAAGACGTTCATCTCGAACGGGATCAACTGCGACCTGTGCGTCCTGGCCGCCAAGGACCCGTCCGAGAAGAACCCCCACGCGTCGGTGGACCTGTATCTCGTGGAGGCGGACACGCCGGGCTTCGAGAAGGGCAGGAGGATCAAAAAGGCCGGCTGTCACAGCCAGGACACGGCGGAACTCTATTTTACGGACTGCCGGATTCCGAAGCAGAACCGGCTGGGGGAAAAGGGCACGGGCTTTTTAAAGCTGATGCAGAAGCTCCAGCAGGAGCGCCTGGTCTGCTCCGTCGTGGCCATCGCCGGAGCGGAATACATGCTCGACATCACCATCCCCTACTGCCGCGAGCGGACGGTATTCGGGAAGCCGATCTCCAAGTTCCAGCACAATCAGTTCGAGATCGTGGAGATGGCGACGGAAATCAAGCTGGGCAGGACCTTCATCGACAAGCTGGTGGCGGACCACATGGAGGGCCGCAACATCGTCATCGAGACGTCCATGGCCAAGTACTGGACGACGGACCTGGCCTTCAAGGTGGCCGACCGGTGCATGCAGCTTCACGGCGGCTACGGGTACTGCGATGAATATCCGATCTCGCGCGCCTGGCGGGACTGCCGGGCGGCCCGGATTTTCGCCGGCACCAACGAGATCATGAAGGTCATCATCGCGCGCTTCATGGGGCTGTAG
- a CDS encoding crotonase/enoyl-CoA hydratase family protein, translating into MAEKAPFRVEKEGHVAWLILDRPEKRNCMTFDFFSGLTEHFGRFNDDPEVRVVVVRAEGKTFCAGLDLVEGAAILGDGSASGREKTRWKIRWLQDCISAVERCRKPVIAAVHGHCVGGGIDLTSASDIRLASQDAIFSIRETRIGIVADVGTLQRFPTIVGQGLFRELALTGRDFTAEEALRIGYINRLYENREALHQGARALAEEIAANPPMTVQGVKESILFNRDNGVFPGLDYIAQMNSAILPSKDLMEAVAAFMEKRKPHFVGD; encoded by the coding sequence ATGGCTGAAAAGGCTCCCTTCAGGGTGGAAAAGGAAGGACATGTGGCCTGGCTGATCCTCGATCGGCCGGAGAAGCGGAACTGCATGACGTTCGATTTTTTCTCCGGACTCACGGAGCATTTCGGGCGGTTCAACGACGATCCGGAGGTCCGGGTCGTTGTCGTCCGAGCCGAGGGGAAGACGTTCTGTGCCGGTCTGGACCTGGTCGAGGGGGCGGCGATCCTCGGGGACGGGTCCGCATCGGGGCGCGAGAAGACAAGATGGAAGATCCGGTGGCTCCAGGACTGCATCAGCGCCGTGGAGCGCTGCCGGAAGCCCGTCATAGCCGCCGTACACGGCCACTGCGTCGGCGGCGGCATCGACCTGACAAGCGCCTCCGACATCCGCCTGGCCTCCCAGGATGCCATTTTCTCGATCCGGGAGACGCGCATCGGGATCGTGGCCGATGTGGGCACTCTGCAGCGGTTCCCCACGATTGTCGGCCAGGGGCTGTTCCGGGAGCTGGCCCTGACGGGAAGGGATTTCACCGCCGAGGAGGCCTTGCGGATCGGTTACATCAACCGCCTTTATGAGAACCGCGAAGCCCTCCATCAGGGGGCACGAGCGCTGGCGGAGGAGATCGCCGCCAATCCTCCCATGACGGTGCAGGGCGTCAAGGAGTCCATCCTGTTCAACCGGGACAACGGTGTTTTCCCGGGGCTCGATTACATAGCGCAGATGAACTCTGCGATCCTGCCGAGCAAGGATTTGATGGAGGCCGTGGCGGCATTCATGGAGAAGCGGAAGCCCCATTTTGTCGGGGACTGA
- a CDS encoding AMP-binding protein: MSGKATGTFTIGNYPKVAAVRYGDREAISCMTTGRRLTFRQVNQRINGLANGLLGLGIKKGDNTAFLSYNRHEIVETYLALGKIGSIGLPLNYRLSPQEMVELMVFCGTENLIFDASFTALVEGLRPQLPAIKRFVCFGNEIPDFAVSYEELILKSSPEEPDVEITEEDPQYLNLTSGTTGLPKAYMLSQYNNAGGGPTMIYMHDVTPNDVVMTVFPIYGRVGFAWSACALFAGARNVIHQFDLSKILGVIEQEKVTISNWVPTMASFVLALPDVEKYDLSSLRALVFCSSPFSVALQEQVKKRLCPNLYEFYGLQETGLLVNIGPKDKERKPESVGTLYFGADVRIVDFQGKDVPVGEVGEIIGRGVAVTAGYYKNEEKTKDMFKDGWFYTGDLGRFDEEGFLYLAGRKKDMIITGGQNVYAIEVEEMLMGHPAVLQCAVIGLPDDTWGEMVTAVIIPFPGREVTEDELIAFGRERIAHFKAPKKIIFVDNLPMTPTGKVQKFLLVEQFAST, from the coding sequence ATGTCAGGAAAAGCAACGGGAACGTTTACGATCGGTAACTATCCGAAGGTCGCCGCTGTACGCTACGGTGACCGGGAGGCGATCAGCTGCATGACGACGGGCCGTCGCCTCACCTTCCGGCAGGTCAACCAGCGGATCAACGGCCTGGCGAACGGGCTTCTGGGACTCGGCATCAAGAAAGGAGACAACACCGCTTTCCTTTCCTACAACCGCCACGAAATCGTGGAGACCTATCTTGCCCTGGGCAAGATAGGCAGCATCGGGCTGCCGCTCAACTATCGCCTGTCACCCCAGGAGATGGTCGAGCTGATGGTCTTCTGCGGTACGGAAAACCTGATTTTCGACGCTTCCTTCACAGCGCTTGTCGAGGGACTTCGCCCGCAGCTCCCGGCGATCAAGCGTTTCGTCTGTTTCGGGAATGAGATTCCGGATTTTGCCGTGTCTTATGAAGAACTCATCCTCAAGTCCTCGCCGGAGGAGCCGGACGTGGAGATCACCGAGGAGGATCCCCAGTACCTCAACCTGACCTCCGGGACCACGGGGCTGCCGAAGGCCTACATGCTCTCGCAGTACAACAACGCCGGCGGCGGCCCGACCATGATCTACATGCACGACGTGACGCCGAACGACGTGGTCATGACCGTGTTTCCGATTTACGGACGCGTCGGCTTTGCCTGGTCGGCCTGCGCGCTTTTTGCGGGGGCCCGCAACGTCATTCACCAGTTCGACCTGTCGAAGATTCTGGGGGTCATCGAGCAGGAGAAGGTGACCATCTCCAATTGGGTGCCCACCATGGCAAGCTTCGTTCTCGCCCTTCCGGACGTCGAAAAGTACGACCTTTCCTCGCTGCGCGCCCTCGTCTTCTGCTCCTCGCCGTTTTCCGTGGCGCTTCAGGAGCAGGTCAAGAAACGGCTGTGTCCAAACCTCTATGAGTTTTACGGGCTTCAGGAGACCGGCCTCCTGGTCAACATCGGGCCCAAGGACAAGGAGCGCAAGCCCGAGTCCGTCGGGACGCTTTATTTCGGGGCGGATGTGCGGATCGTGGACTTTCAGGGCAAAGACGTTCCCGTCGGTGAAGTGGGCGAGATCATCGGCCGGGGAGTTGCCGTCACAGCGGGTTATTACAAGAACGAGGAAAAGACGAAGGATATGTTCAAGGACGGCTGGTTCTACACCGGCGACCTGGGACGCTTCGACGAAGAGGGGTTTCTATACCTGGCCGGCCGGAAGAAGGACATGATCATCACGGGCGGCCAGAATGTGTATGCGATCGAGGTGGAGGAGATGCTGATGGGCCACCCGGCGGTCCTGCAGTGCGCCGTCATCGGCCTGCCCGACGACACCTGGGGCGAGATGGTGACGGCCGTCATCATCCCATTTCCCGGCCGCGAGGTGACGGAAGATGAACTCATCGCCTTCGGCCGCGAGCGGATCGCCCATTTCAAGGCCCCGAAAAAAATCATTTTCGTGGACAATCTTCCCATGACCCCGACGGGAAAAGTCCAGAAGTTTCTCCTCGTGGAGCAGTTTGCCTCTACGTGA
- a CDS encoding AMP-binding protein yields MDDVYAARPWLRNYDRAVPEKLEYPSISYADALRKAFQEVPSRVALLYMGTEITYRELDELSDRFARFLIETGCRPGDVVGFHMPNIPASYIGSAGTQKAGCIFTGVSPLLTAEELAYQLNDSGAKVLITADLLFPVVKQAVGETGVKVVVVASIFDYMPQDVPASPVTPIPGIETLGFREAIGSMPADPIDVKVDPGAACLMMYTGGTTGPPKGALLTNDNIVGHMTQLNAWLGYPMGEHVAMSAFPMFHQAGNFMVMWNMAMGSTNIIIPNPRDLQYFVKAMETYRPTMTVNVPTIYLELLKLPEFRALDFSGVRFFVSGAAAFPAENIREFEEVVGKGKVIEVCGMTETSPVIVALPLKGVKKVGSVGMPVCDTEVKLVDPETGMTVPLGEPGEMVARGPQVFSLGYHNKPEETANTLRDGWIYTGDVAVMDEDGYFFIVDRLKDMVSVSGFKVFTRVVDDALMAHPDIDNAATIGLPDPKRPGSELVACAVILKPNCKGDEAMREKITDYMKKAVAPYKVPKVIQFVDTLPMSAVGKVLKRELRKSMQEVS; encoded by the coding sequence ATGGATGATGTATACGCGGCGAGGCCCTGGCTGCGCAACTATGACAGGGCGGTTCCAGAGAAACTCGAATATCCTTCCATATCTTACGCCGACGCATTGCGGAAGGCCTTCCAGGAGGTCCCCTCCCGGGTTGCCCTCCTTTACATGGGAACGGAGATTACGTACCGGGAACTGGACGAACTGTCCGACCGGTTCGCCCGGTTTCTGATTGAAACGGGGTGCCGGCCCGGCGACGTGGTCGGTTTCCACATGCCCAACATCCCCGCCAGCTATATCGGATCCGCCGGCACCCAGAAGGCGGGCTGCATCTTCACGGGGGTGAGCCCGCTGCTTACCGCCGAAGAGCTTGCCTACCAGTTGAACGATTCCGGAGCGAAGGTCCTGATCACGGCGGATCTGCTGTTCCCCGTCGTGAAGCAGGCCGTCGGCGAAACGGGCGTGAAGGTTGTCGTGGTGGCCTCCATCTTCGACTATATGCCCCAGGATGTCCCCGCTTCTCCAGTGACCCCGATCCCCGGGATCGAGACACTCGGCTTCAGGGAGGCCATCGGGTCCATGCCGGCCGATCCGATCGATGTGAAGGTCGATCCGGGCGCCGCCTGCCTCATGATGTACACGGGCGGGACGACGGGACCCCCGAAAGGGGCGCTCCTCACGAACGACAACATCGTCGGCCACATGACGCAGCTCAACGCCTGGCTGGGCTATCCGATGGGAGAACACGTCGCGATGTCCGCCTTCCCCATGTTCCACCAGGCGGGAAATTTTATGGTCATGTGGAACATGGCAATGGGATCCACGAACATCATCATTCCCAATCCGCGGGACCTCCAGTACTTCGTGAAGGCCATGGAGACCTATCGCCCGACGATGACCGTCAATGTGCCCACCATCTACCTGGAATTGTTGAAGCTGCCCGAGTTCCGGGCCCTCGATTTCTCCGGGGTTCGGTTCTTCGTCAGCGGCGCCGCGGCGTTCCCGGCCGAGAACATCCGGGAGTTCGAGGAAGTCGTCGGGAAGGGAAAGGTGATCGAGGTCTGCGGCATGACGGAGACCAGCCCGGTCATTGTCGCCCTGCCGCTGAAGGGGGTCAAGAAGGTCGGGTCCGTCGGCATGCCCGTCTGCGATACGGAGGTGAAGCTGGTGGATCCTGAGACCGGAATGACAGTTCCCCTCGGGGAGCCCGGGGAAATGGTTGCCCGGGGCCCCCAGGTCTTTTCCCTGGGATACCACAACAAGCCCGAGGAAACGGCCAATACCCTCCGGGACGGGTGGATCTATACAGGCGACGTGGCGGTCATGGACGAGGACGGATACTTCTTCATCGTGGACCGGCTGAAGGACATGGTGAGCGTATCCGGCTTCAAGGTCTTCACCCGGGTCGTGGACGACGCCCTTATGGCCCATCCGGACATCGACAACGCCGCGACCATCGGCCTGCCGGACCCGAAAAGGCCGGGTTCGGAACTCGTGGCCTGCGCTGTGATCCTGAAACCGAATTGCAAAGGCGATGAGGCGATGCGGGAGAAGATTACCGATTACATGAAGAAGGCGGTGGCGCCCTACAAGGTGCCGAAGGTTATTCAATTCGTGGATACCCTGCCCATGAGCGCCGTGGGCAAGGTGCTCAAGCGGGAGCTCCGGAAAAGCATGCAGGAAGTCTCGTAA
- a CDS encoding long-chain fatty acid--CoA ligase, protein MAFERIWHKSYAPGVPPEIEFQKITTAQALIRSAKNFPNHIAFIYMGRRITYRELDALVNRFANALIDLGVKEGDKVGMLLPNLPQLIIACHAVHRLGAVTAMNNPLYTEKELAHQLKDCDARFLITLDLLLPRALALKGQTSVEAIITCHINDYLPFPKKQLFPFVKKAMYRKVDPRKDVHEFMTLMDKASSNPVPDRSRWDKLGALIYTGGTTGVSKGAMLTHANLSSVVQIFRAWLPDLKDGEVHIVGTYPIFHSAGYTASQNLTIGSGWTSTIIPRPEPGILIETVKKYKPNFLPGVASIFVGLLADKEFRSMDKSFLKGFFTGASPIAADTVQDLKKLTGKDVYEIYGMTENTAFATATPWGGKVKAGTVGLPLPNTELKVVDLDEGTTVLKPGEAGEICIKGPQVMTGYYKRPDETALAIRDGWLYTGDIGIMDEEGYFRIVDRKKDMIVAGGYNIYPKDIDEILFQHDKILEACTIGVPDTYRGETVKAFVVLKGGEKMTADEVIAHCKAHLAAYKVPKIIEFTSELPKSNVGKILRRELRDQEMKKQSKG, encoded by the coding sequence ATGGCTTTTGAGAGAATCTGGCACAAATCGTATGCCCCGGGAGTGCCCCCGGAGATCGAATTTCAGAAAATCACGACGGCGCAGGCCCTGATCCGGTCGGCCAAGAATTTTCCTAACCACATCGCTTTCATCTACATGGGCCGGCGGATCACCTACCGCGAGCTGGACGCCCTCGTGAACCGCTTCGCCAACGCGCTCATTGACCTGGGCGTGAAGGAGGGTGACAAGGTGGGGATGCTCCTGCCCAACCTTCCCCAACTGATCATCGCCTGCCATGCCGTCCACCGGCTCGGGGCCGTGACGGCCATGAACAACCCCCTCTACACGGAAAAGGAACTGGCGCACCAGTTGAAGGACTGCGACGCCCGGTTCCTCATCACCCTCGATCTGCTCCTGCCCCGGGCGCTTGCCCTGAAGGGGCAGACGAGCGTCGAGGCGATCATCACCTGCCATATCAACGACTACCTGCCCTTCCCGAAGAAGCAGCTCTTCCCCTTCGTGAAGAAGGCCATGTACCGGAAGGTGGACCCCCGGAAAGACGTTCACGAGTTCATGACCCTCATGGACAAGGCCTCCTCGAATCCTGTCCCGGACCGGTCCCGATGGGACAAGCTGGGTGCGCTGATCTACACGGGGGGAACAACGGGTGTTTCCAAGGGAGCGATGCTGACCCATGCGAACCTCTCCTCCGTCGTCCAGATCTTCCGTGCCTGGCTGCCCGATCTCAAGGACGGGGAGGTGCACATCGTGGGAACCTATCCCATCTTCCACTCGGCAGGTTACACCGCGAGCCAGAACCTGACCATCGGAAGTGGCTGGACCTCGACGATCATCCCGCGGCCGGAGCCGGGCATCCTCATCGAGACCGTGAAGAAGTACAAGCCGAACTTCCTGCCCGGCGTGGCCTCCATCTTTGTCGGGCTCCTGGCCGACAAGGAGTTCCGCAGCATGGACAAGTCCTTCCTCAAGGGCTTCTTCACCGGGGCATCCCCCATCGCCGCCGACACCGTGCAGGATCTGAAAAAGCTGACCGGCAAGGACGTCTACGAGATCTACGGGATGACGGAAAACACGGCCTTCGCCACGGCGACCCCCTGGGGGGGGAAGGTGAAGGCGGGCACGGTCGGGCTGCCGCTTCCGAATACGGAACTGAAGGTGGTCGACCTGGACGAGGGCACTACGGTTCTCAAGCCCGGTGAGGCCGGCGAGATCTGCATCAAAGGCCCCCAGGTGATGACGGGGTACTACAAGCGTCCCGACGAGACGGCCCTGGCCATCCGCGACGGCTGGCTTTACACGGGGGACATCGGCATCATGGATGAGGAAGGGTATTTCCGCATCGTGGACCGAAAAAAGGACATGATCGTCGCCGGGGGCTACAACATCTATCCCAAGGACATCGACGAGATCCTCTTCCAGCACGACAAGATTCTCGAGGCCTGTACCATCGGTGTTCCCGACACCTACCGGGGGGAGACGGTCAAGGCCTTTGTTGTCCTGAAAGGAGGCGAGAAGATGACGGCGGACGAGGTCATCGCCCACTGCAAGGCGCACCTGGCCGCCTACAAGGTTCCCAAAATCATCGAGTTTACAAGCGAACTTCCGAAGAGCAACGTGGGAAAGATCCTGCGCCGGGAACTCCGGGACCAAGAGATGAAAAAACAATCCAAAGGATGA
- a CDS encoding enoyl-CoA hydratase/isomerase family protein has protein sequence MKEFETFRFEEVEPRVGLVTMNRPEQLNAVNIMMLDEFGELFSLLSKDDAIRVLILTGEGRGFCAGADLNDAVVHKDTQAFSDPENFLRIVQERYGSLVLGLRRIPQPVISAVNGPAAGAGFCMTLASDVRVAAPEASFIASFANIGLSGGELGTSYFLPRLIGVARSSEILLTGRKVKADEAERIGLVNRVVSREALLETALSYARPMIAKSVGALKLTKRVLDQNIDAPSLEAAVNLENRNQALMVFSGEFFKLVQPFFKGGGKA, from the coding sequence ATGAAGGAATTCGAGACATTCAGGTTTGAAGAAGTCGAGCCCCGGGTGGGGCTTGTCACCATGAACCGGCCGGAACAGCTCAATGCGGTCAACATCATGATGCTGGACGAATTCGGAGAGCTGTTTTCCCTTCTGTCGAAGGACGACGCCATCCGGGTCCTGATCCTGACCGGGGAAGGCCGCGGATTCTGCGCCGGCGCAGATCTGAACGACGCAGTCGTCCACAAGGATACGCAAGCCTTTTCCGACCCGGAAAACTTTCTCCGGATCGTCCAGGAGCGCTACGGCTCCCTGGTCCTGGGCCTCCGGCGGATTCCCCAGCCGGTCATTTCCGCCGTCAACGGACCGGCCGCGGGCGCCGGATTCTGCATGACCCTGGCGAGCGACGTCCGGGTGGCGGCGCCGGAGGCTTCCTTCATTGCCTCCTTTGCGAACATCGGCCTCTCCGGAGGCGAACTGGGAACCTCCTACTTCCTGCCCCGCCTGATCGGTGTTGCCCGGTCGTCGGAAATTCTCCTGACGGGCAGGAAAGTGAAGGCGGACGAAGCGGAGCGGATCGGGCTGGTCAACCGGGTCGTGTCGCGGGAGGCTCTCCTGGAGACCGCCCTTTCCTATGCCCGGCCCATGATCGCCAAGTCCGTCGGGGCACTGAAGCTGACGAAGCGGGTCCTGGACCAGAACATCGATGCGCCGTCCCTGGAGGCGGCCGTCAATCTGGAGAACCGGAACCAGGCGCTCATGGTCTTCTCCGGCGAATTCTTCAAGCTGGTTCAGCCGTTCTTCAAGGGAGGCGGGAAGGCCTGA
- a CDS encoding TetR/AcrR family transcriptional regulator, which yields MKARILAVARRIFGDYGYHGTTTRMIAQEVGIDVSTLHYHWGDKRGLYEAVVLDINKDLGQSLRDVERMIHGKPLGERLAISIDVMTDYLFEHPEIANLILHRYFGRTREEAVQEIQVPEFTADMARSMNLIQSRKKATPRALLEVLAVINGIYNFVSGEVFFRSIVEIDRETYIAQVKEVLKFILVPAFVQREGKGDSEPA from the coding sequence ATGAAGGCGCGGATCCTGGCCGTTGCCCGGCGGATCTTCGGCGACTACGGCTACCATGGAACCACGACCCGGATGATCGCCCAGGAGGTGGGGATCGACGTTTCCACCCTCCACTATCACTGGGGGGACAAGAGGGGCCTGTACGAGGCGGTTGTCCTGGATATCAACAAGGACCTTGGACAGAGCCTCCGGGACGTGGAAAGGATGATCCACGGGAAGCCCCTGGGCGAACGGCTGGCCATTTCGATCGACGTCATGACGGATTACCTGTTCGAACACCCGGAAATCGCCAACCTCATCCTTCATCGCTATTTCGGCCGCACCCGGGAAGAGGCCGTGCAGGAAATCCAGGTTCCCGAGTTTACCGCCGACATGGCCCGTTCCATGAACCTGATCCAGAGCCGGAAGAAGGCGACTCCGCGGGCTCTTCTGGAGGTCCTGGCGGTCATAAACGGGATCTACAACTTCGTGTCCGGCGAGGTGTTCTTCCGCTCCATCGTGGAGATAGACCGGGAAACATACATTGCCCAGGTAAAGGAAGTGCTGAAATTTATTTTAGTCCCCGCCTTTGTCCAGAGGGAGGGCAAAGGCGATTCTGAGCCGGCGTGA